Proteins from one Nerophis lumbriciformis linkage group LG08, RoL_Nlum_v2.1, whole genome shotgun sequence genomic window:
- the LOC140678986 gene encoding uncharacterized protein — MIIETKYSILTTSGSREKMNGENWDSDEEVQVPWPLNKAGGRKQSQTKYVARILRFGEDTRELTPYLKAAQDGKDVPLTGDLEYGRGKRNKQPKSWSSDSESKDESVEETLSDRQQKKKRKVSRTAVGYDARAQLKAQLAALGRTSPKDTCTEMESLKKEVLQLREENKSLRDALRVVEGLPGLLMKMDDLSRQATILSARRPAVALPERSWPTAA, encoded by the exons atgatcatcgagacgaaatatagtatattaaccacgagcggttctcgagagaagatgaatggagaaaattgggacagtgatgaagaagtccaagttccatggccactcaacaaagcaggaggaaggaagcagtcacaaaccaaatacgtggcaagaattctgagatttggtg aagacacacgtgaactgacgccatatttgaaagccgctcaggatggcaaggatgtaccccttactggtgatttggaatatggcagaggcaagagaaacaaacagccaaagtcttggtcatcagacagtgagagcaaggatgaaagtgttgaggagactctatctgacagacagcag aagaaaaagaggaaagtaagccgtacagctgtgggatatgatgctcgggcacaattgaaggcccaacttgctgct ctgggaagaacttcaccgaaagatacatgtacagaaatggaatccctgaagaaggaagtcctccagttgagagaggaaaacaaatcccttcgagatgcattgagggttgttgaag gacttcctggcctgctaatgaagatggacgacttatcacgtcaggcaacaatactatcagctcgacgtcctgctgtcgctctgccagagaggagctggccaacagcagcttga